From the Thunnus albacares chromosome 24, fThuAlb1.1, whole genome shotgun sequence genome, one window contains:
- the LOC122976384 gene encoding angiogenin-like: MRILVTCMVLVLLSANVRSQPEAVSERYRKFINQHINADMSINKCDKEINKLKITKTGSNECKETNTFILATTNLVKSVCKDAGEPYNNLMKSTKPFSIIVCKLKGGQRRPHCQYRGQSRTRRIAIACEDGFPVHFDRDIVHFEN; the protein is encoded by the coding sequence ATGAGGATCTTGGTCACCTGTATGGTGCTGGTGCTGCTCTCTGCCAATGTACGGTCTCAGCCTGAAGCTGTCTCTGAACGTTACAGGAAGTTCATAAATCAACATATCAATGCGGATATGAGTATTAATAAGTGTGATAAGGAGATAAACAAATTGAAGATTACTAAGACTGGCAGCAACGAGTGTAAGGAAACCAATACTTTCATCCTTGCCACCACCAACTTAGTCAAATCCGTCTGTAAAGATGCAGGAGAACCATATAATAACCTGATGAAAAGTACAAAACCCTTTTCCATTATTGTCTGTAAACTGAAAGGTGGGCAAAGGCGTCCCCACTGTCAGTACCGTGGTCAAAGTCGCACCAGACGCATTGCAATCGCATGTGAAGACGGTTTTCCTGTGCACTTTGACAGAGATATTGTTCACTTTGAAAACTGA